A window of Candidatus Thiodiazotropha endoloripes genomic DNA:
AGCGGGGATAGACAAAGCCAAGACCGGTCATCACCATCTGTTGATCAATGTGGATAAGATGCCGGCGATGGATAAACCACTGCCATCTGATGACAAGCATCGCCACTTCGGTGGTGGACAGACCGAGGTCACCCTGGATCTGCCTAAGGGTGAGCACAGTCTGCAACTGGTGTTGGGCGATATGAACCATGTACCGTTTAATCCACCGGTTATCTCTGAAAAAATCATGATTATGGTGAAATAGGAATCATAGAGGATGATTGGTGTTGAAGAATCGCACTCGCCATTTGTGAAATGTTATTTGAAACTCTGGTCATCCTCTTTGTACGGACTCTAACCAGTTCATTATCGAAACCGAAAAAAATAACCCGGTCCCTATAGGCGTGGCCGATAACGTCTGTTGGTGATAAAACCGCTCTATTTCCTGATTACTTGCCTAGTCGACACTAGGGTGCCACAGACTCTATTGGATTCCCTTTCATACGTTATGTTGCCAAAGCCGTTCACCGGTATACCTCGGCAGCTGTCGTTCACGCCTCCCTGATTCTCCATCAACCTCCAGGTCCCTTGAACCGATGCTTCAATGATCTGCAGATCAAGTGGTGTCACTCTGTTCTATTCTTATTTGGGAATAGAGATCTGCCGAGCAGAAACCAGCCCCAGCCAATCAGTAGACCGACAGCCACATTGAGTGTTGCGCAGCAGATTCCGGTCAGCAGTATGACGCTCAGATCGAGTGGCGGAGAGGAGGTGAGTGATTTGTGCCAGGCGAGATCGAGTCCCGCATAGATCAGCAATGCGCCAACCGCTGCCAGGGGGATCAGCAGGAGAATCTGCAGTGCCTGTGGACCAAACAGTACCCCCAGGGTGATCATGGTGATGCCGAAAAGCACTGGTGCCAGCCAACTGCGGGCACCAAAGCGGTGTTGTACCACCAATCCTCCGGCGCCATGGCACATGGGGAAGGCACCGAAAGGCGCCAGCAGCATATTCATCGCACCAGTGGTGAGACCGAGCCTGGTTGGAGAGATGCGTTGTTTATCCTTGGGGAAATAGTGACCGGCGATGGCTGCTGTGGCCAGGATCGCATTGGTCAGTGTCAAGCTGAGTTGGGGTAGTAGAATAGTTTGTGCCGAGAGACCAAGTTGAGGCCAGCCGAAAGTTGTCCAGTCAGGGGTGTGCAGAGCCAGGCTTAAGTCTGTCAGCGAATTTTGCGTGGTCGACAGGCTCCATAGGCAGGCGCCGATGACAATCGCCACGGCAGCAAAGGGCTTCAGGGGAGTGGCCAGCAGGAGAAACAGTATTCCTGTAGAGACTATCCCGGTCCAGGGGTCGGTAATCACCAGTCC
This region includes:
- a CDS encoding putative sulfate/molybdate transporter, with product MSYTRGVFQSFKSQSKHRYLGDLSGAFADLGTFLPIVIGVLTLQKVDPTGLLIGFGLFALVVAAVYRRPIPIQPMKVVAAIVITQSLDAQTIAATGFLLGFTVVLISLFGVLDLLARKIPTPVMTGIQLGVGLMLAWAGIGLVITDPWTGIVSTGILFLLLATPLKPFAAVAIVIGACLWSLSTTQNSLTDLSLALHTPDWTTFGWPQLGLSAQTILLPQLSLTLTNAILATAAIAGHYFPKDKQRISPTRLGLTTGAMNMLLAPFGAFPMCHGAGGLVVQHRFGARSWLAPVLFGITMITLGVLFGPQALQILLLIPLAAVGALLIYAGLDLAWHKSLTSSPPLDLSVILLTGICCATLNVAVGLLIGWGWFLLGRSLFPNKNRTE
- a CDS encoding DUF4399 domain-containing protein, with the translated sequence MLVGMPLLLAGTPAPEGAHLYIISPKNGETLSGPVTVTFGLKGMGVAPAGIDKAKTGHHHLLINVDKMPAMDKPLPSDDKHRHFGGGQTEVTLDLPKGEHSLQLVLGDMNHVPFNPPVISEKIMIMVK